The genomic segment GAAGCACTGTTGTTGATTAAGGCCCTTGCTGTACGTCGAGGATCCTACAGCTACGCCAACTTGGCTCGATTGTTCTTGGGCCAAACAAAACACTTAGCCTATGGTGATTTCAAGCGTAGTCTACAGAACTATCTCACCTTTTCTGTAGGGGATGTGAACATTACTAAGACCCTGAGCCAACGGTTAGCCGATCGGTTTGAAAATCTATACGTTGATATGGATGAGGAGCCAGTAACCTCGTCGCTACTGCTAAAAACCTGTAAGCGTGTCATTGAGCTACTAACTACTGAAAACCACCAAGATCCGTCTCCATTATTTGTGAGTTTAGTGTCTAGTAGCAGTCCACTAGTTTGGTCATCAATTCTGCTCAAAACAATTCTAATTTGTCCCCAAGTACGCCCTTATCTAGAGGCTTGTGTGGCTCGTATTATTCAGTATTACGAACCAATACCCGCAGATGATTGCCAGTGGGTGATTCATGCTATTGAAGTGCTCAATATTGTGCTGGCTATTCATGCAGATAATGTTGAGTACAATCTGATTAAGGTTCAAGACGACATTGATGAGTGTTCGCCAGAGTTAGAATCAGCGTCTGATTATCGCGTGTTTTCTCAAGTAAAGCATCAACTGACTAAGTAAAGCACTATAAGTAAAGCACTAGTAGGGTCATGTTCATTAACCTAGCCCGCACAAGTGCCCGCCAACGGGAAATCATTGAGATTGTGTTGCGCAATGGTTGGGACTATATGCGGCAACTGCTGACGGGTAGTAGTGCTGAGCAACCCCAGTTACCACCGCCAGAAATCTTGCGAAAAATTTTGACGGAGTTGGGGCCAGTTTACGTAAAGTTGGGGCAATTGCTGAGTACCCGGCCTGATATATTGCCACCTGCCTATGTGGAGGCACTGACGGCACTGCAAGCTAGGGTAGATCCAGTGGCTTGGCCAGAGGTAGAAGCGGTGATCCGTCAAGAGTTGGCTAGGCCGTTGGCAGAGGTCTTTGTCCGCGTGAACCCAGACCCAGTGGCAGCGGGTTCGATCGGCCAGATTCACTATGCAGTGTTGCTGGATGGACGGGCAGTAGCGGTGAAGGTACAGCGTCCTGGCATTGATGCTGTGGTGGAGCAAGATATTCTATTGCTAAAAAGCTTGGCTGACCTGGTGGCCAAGACAGATGTCGGTCAGAGCTACGATGTAGTGAGATTGGCAGAAGAGTTTGCTAATTCGCTACGATCGGAATTGCACTTTACCCAAGAGGCAAGCTATACCGAAACCCTGCGACAAAATTTATCGAATAGTCGCTGGTTTGACTCGTCACGACTGGCCATACCCCAGGTTTACCATGAGTTGACTAGCGATCGCGTGTTGGTGCTGGAATGGTTAGACGGTAAGCCCCTGTTGATGGCTGACATTACCGTATCAACTACTAGCCAGCGAGTACCCCTAACCCGCCCTGAGATTGCCAATTTGCTACTGCGGGCCTTCTTTCAACAGATTTGCATTGATGGCTTTTTCCATGCTGATCCCCACCCTGGCAATCTGTTCTATCTAACCGA from the Cyanobacteriota bacterium genome contains:
- a CDS encoding AarF/ABC1/UbiB kinase family protein; this encodes MFINLARTSARQREIIEIVLRNGWDYMRQLLTGSSAEQPQLPPPEILRKILTELGPVYVKLGQLLSTRPDILPPAYVEALTALQARVDPVAWPEVEAVIRQELARPLAEVFVRVNPDPVAAGSIGQIHYAVLLDGRAVAVKVQRPGIDAVVEQDILLLKSLADLVAKTDVGQSYDVVRLAEEFANSLRSELHFTQEASYTETLRQNLSNSRWFDSSRLAIPQVYHELTSDRVLVLEWLDGKPLLMADITVSTTSQRVPLTRPEIANLLLRAFFQQICIDGFFHADPHPGNLFYLTDGRVALLDCGMVGRLDPRTQEVLLELLLALVSLDARRCAELTVKLAPPTEPVNLLRLERDFDRLLRRYYSLSLSEFSFSQLFYEVLQVARDNRIRIPGNLGLCAKALANLEGVGRGLDPDFNLPTQIRPLMASVFQRQILGDAPLPAILRTVLDLKDLSLRSPRQVEMLLERLTSETLRWNLSIQELDPLRRSMELAANRLSFSIVVGALIVGAAIISAQDGISQVVWLSDALFAGASLLGLWLLISILRRS